The Stieleria maiorica genome includes the window ACGCGGAGAAATCCGATGCGATCCACATTGTCAGCGCCTGGGCAACCGAAAACGGCGTTGCGCTTGGGCAAACCGAAGTCGACTCAAAGTCCAACGAAATCACGGCGATTCCCGAGTTACTCGAATTGATCGACATCAGCAATGCGATCGTGACGCTCGACGCTATGGGTTGCCAAAAGTCGATCGCCGAAAAGATTATCGACGAAGGTGGCGACTATGTTTTCGCCGTCAAGGACAATCACCCCAAGCTCTGCGCCGCCATCGCTGAACATTTTGAAATGGCTCACAACGAAGGGCTCACAACTCATGGCGTGCGATCGACCACGACCAAGGGGAAGCAGGCTGGGCGTGACGAAGAACGCTTTTACGCGACTGGCCCGATTCCTGAGTCACTGCGTGCCCTGACCGATCAATGGAAAGGGGCCAAAAGCATTTGCCAAGCGAATACTTGCACGAGTCGTGGCGACAAACAAACAAGTGATATTCGCTACTACATTTCAAGCCGACCGGCACGTGTAGGTGAATTCGCAAATAGCGCTCGTCGCCACTGGGGCATCGAAAGCATGCACTGGGTTCTCGATGTCGTGTTTCATGAGGATTCGAGTCGGCTCCGAACCAAGAACGCTACGTCGAACATGAGCTTTACTCGTCGGTTTGTCACGACGCTTCTCAAGCGAGACACCCGGAAGAAGAGTCTTAGGCGGAAACGAAAAATCGCAGGCTGGAACACCGCATTTCTCGAAAAACTCCTGTTTGCAGCCTAATTTTGGTGCGATCGTCGTGGCCCGTCAGCCAACCCACGTGCAAACGAGGGCCTCTCGCTCACGCGTCGTGCTGGCATCAACGTCCATTGCCAGCGGGAAGCGTCACGGCCTGTTGATTTAGTCCGATCACACGTGGGATCAGCCGTTTCGCGCGAGCGTACGGGCTTCCCATACCAAGAAAACGTACTGGCGCCCGTAGGCTCGCGCCAAACGGCTGATTAAATCAACGGGCCGGTCAGCGAGCGGCCCGTCAGCCAACCCACGTGCAAACGAGGGCCACTCGCTCACACGTCGTGCTGGCATCAACATCCATTGCCAGCGGGAAGCGTCGCGGCCTGTTGATTTAGTCCGATCACACGTGGGATCAGCCGTTTCGCGCGAGCGTACGGGCTTCCCATACCAAGAA containing:
- a CDS encoding ISAs1 family transposase, with amino-acid sequence MAMASQIDVFHECFDQVEDPRVAGRTTHPLNSILFLVVSAVIAGADGPDEIESFGDEKLDWLSKYADFEAGIPSHDTITRVLSLIKPAEFQKALLQWHAHLCEMNWDHEIKDDDHPVHVAIDGKTVRGSYTDAEKSDAIHIVSAWATENGVALGQTEVDSKSNEITAIPELLELIDISNAIVTLDAMGCQKSIAEKIIDEGGDYVFAVKDNHPKLCAAIAEHFEMAHNEGLTTHGVRSTTTKGKQAGRDEERFYATGPIPESLRALTDQWKGAKSICQANTCTSRGDKQTSDIRYYISSRPARVGEFANSARRHWGIESMHWVLDVVFHEDSSRLRTKNATSNMSFTRRFVTTLLKRDTRKKSLRRKRKIAGWNTAFLEKLLFAA